A genomic stretch from Hyalangium ruber includes:
- a CDS encoding amidohydrolase family protein: MASHEAQGCLGAASVWLDPSRSLPLTALQDEEGPRLPAGLPPVVDAHVHLFPDGVFEAIWRWFEQYGWPIRYKLHTPEVLAFLLSRGVSRVVALAYSHKPGMARLLNTYMAEVMHAEPRVLGLATVLPGEEGAPAILAEAFAAGLKGVKLHCHVQCFAPDAPELHEVYAACAQAGRPLVMHAGREPASPHYKCDPHALCSAERVERVLRDHPTLKLCVPHMGADEFDAYARLLERYDTLWLDTTMAMADYFPISLPRRALEVRPERILYGTDFPNLPYAWDRELKQLLGLRLGDAVEAGLLGQNALRLFGG, from the coding sequence ATGGCCTCCCATGAAGCCCAGGGGTGTCTCGGCGCCGCCTCCGTTTGGCTGGACCCCAGCCGCTCGCTGCCACTGACCGCGCTCCAGGATGAAGAGGGGCCCAGACTGCCTGCGGGGCTCCCCCCGGTGGTGGATGCCCACGTCCACCTGTTCCCGGACGGCGTCTTCGAGGCCATCTGGCGCTGGTTCGAGCAGTACGGCTGGCCCATCCGCTACAAGCTCCACACCCCCGAGGTGCTGGCCTTCCTGCTGTCGCGCGGGGTGAGCCGGGTGGTGGCGCTGGCCTACTCCCACAAGCCCGGCATGGCGCGGCTCCTCAACACCTACATGGCCGAGGTGATGCACGCCGAGCCGCGCGTGCTGGGGCTGGCCACCGTGCTCCCCGGAGAGGAGGGGGCTCCCGCCATCCTGGCCGAGGCCTTCGCCGCGGGGCTCAAGGGCGTGAAGCTGCACTGCCACGTCCAGTGCTTCGCCCCGGATGCGCCCGAGCTCCACGAGGTGTACGCCGCCTGTGCCCAGGCGGGGCGCCCCCTGGTCATGCACGCCGGCCGCGAGCCCGCGAGCCCTCATTATAAGTGCGATCCTCACGCCCTCTGCTCGGCGGAGCGGGTGGAGCGGGTGCTGCGGGACCACCCCACCCTGAAGCTGTGCGTGCCCCACATGGGGGCCGACGAGTTCGACGCCTACGCGCGCCTGCTGGAGCGCTACGACACGCTCTGGCTGGACACCACCATGGCGATGGCGGACTACTTCCCCATCTCCCTGCCCCGTCGAGCCCTGGAGGTGCGCCCCGAGCGCATCCTCTATGGAACGGACTTCCCCAACCTGCCCTACGCGTGGGATCGCGAGCTCAAGCAGCTCTTGGGGCTGCGGCTGGGAGACGCGGTGGAGGCGGGGCTGCTGGGGCAGAACGCGCTGCGTCTTTTCGGAGGGTGA
- a CDS encoding response regulator has translation MSQILVVDDDASHRTLICDALEEMGYATVEAANGREALDFLEEDMPSAVLLDLRMPVMSGWGLLDALKKMPRARGLPIIIISGYGFEWEAELVGAAGYISKPVDLDKVRMTVQQIVGPPEMPLMH, from the coding sequence ATGTCGCAAATCCTGGTCGTTGACGACGACGCGAGCCACCGCACGCTCATCTGCGATGCCCTCGAGGAAATGGGCTACGCCACCGTCGAGGCGGCCAACGGCCGCGAGGCTCTGGACTTCCTCGAAGAGGACATGCCCAGCGCGGTGCTGTTGGACCTGCGCATGCCCGTCATGAGCGGCTGGGGGCTGCTGGACGCGCTCAAGAAGATGCCCCGGGCGCGCGGGCTGCCCATCATCATCATCTCCGGCTACGGCTTCGAGTGGGAGGCGGAGCTGGTCGGCGCCGCCGGTTACATCTCCAAGCCGGTGGACCTGGACAAGGTGCGCATGACGGTGCAGCAGATCGTCGGCCCGCCCGAGATGCCCCTGATGCACTGA
- a CDS encoding ABC transporter ATP-binding protein, with the protein MSLPSSDLAVDARGLVKRFGSFTALNGLDLQIPRGAFYAYLGPNGAGKSTSLALLTGVYGPDAGSIQLLGMDAVRQPLEIKRRIGMVPEELSLFERLTGRQYLTFCGRMFGLSGDEAAARAAELLELTELTYKAGSLVAEYSKGMRRRLAIAAALIHAPELIFLDEPFEGIDVLAAGVIRELLRELSRRGVTLLLTTHVLEIADRLATHAGIIRGGRMLDQGTVPELMNRHGVSSLEAVFEKLISVPAARNARLSFYGDAPAPVVPLRRESA; encoded by the coding sequence ATGTCGCTCCCCTCTTCTGATTTGGCTGTCGACGCCCGCGGGCTCGTCAAGCGCTTCGGCAGCTTCACCGCGCTCAACGGCCTGGACCTGCAGATTCCCCGAGGCGCCTTCTACGCCTACCTGGGCCCCAACGGCGCCGGGAAGTCCACCTCCCTCGCGCTGCTCACGGGCGTGTATGGCCCGGACGCCGGCTCCATCCAGCTCCTGGGCATGGACGCGGTCCGCCAGCCGCTGGAGATCAAACGCCGCATCGGCATGGTGCCCGAGGAGCTGAGCCTCTTCGAGCGGCTCACCGGCCGGCAGTACCTCACCTTCTGTGGCCGCATGTTCGGCCTGAGCGGAGATGAGGCCGCCGCGCGCGCCGCCGAGCTGCTGGAGCTCACCGAGCTGACCTACAAGGCCGGCTCTCTGGTCGCCGAGTACTCCAAGGGCATGCGGCGGCGGCTGGCCATCGCCGCGGCGCTGATTCACGCCCCGGAGCTCATCTTCCTGGACGAGCCCTTCGAGGGCATCGACGTGCTCGCCGCCGGCGTCATCCGCGAGCTGCTGCGGGAGCTGAGCCGGCGCGGCGTCACGCTGCTGCTCACCACGCACGTGCTGGAGATCGCCGACCGGCTGGCCACCCACGCCGGCATCATCCGGGGCGGGCGGATGCTGGACCAGGGCACGGTGCCGGAGCTGATGAACCGCCACGGCGTGTCCTCGCTGGAGGCCGTCTTCGAGAAGCTCATCTCCGTGCCGGCGGCCCGCAACGCGCGCCTGTCCTTCTATGGGGATGCGCCCGCCCCCGTGGTGCCGCTGCGCCGGGAGTCCGCGTGA
- a CDS encoding peptidoglycan-binding protein, which translates to MVAPISSSRVTAQTARTNLPTLREGSKGPAVTDLQNKLKAAGFNPGPVDGAFGPKTKAAVVAFQRAQGISTDGVVGPQTWGKLNRTGGATPPAPQPGPGGRGTAENFVQRALSQAGDRYIFGAEVNLNDSNPRAFDCSELVQWAAHQAGVSIPDGTMNQLPHAQRAGTTMSVEEALRTRGALLFRPGHVAISLGDGRTIEAKGSAYGVGVFSAHNRGWTAGARVPGLQY; encoded by the coding sequence ATGGTTGCTCCTATCTCTTCCAGCCGCGTCACCGCCCAGACTGCTCGTACCAACCTCCCCACCCTGCGTGAGGGCTCCAAGGGCCCCGCGGTGACGGATCTTCAGAACAAGCTGAAGGCCGCGGGCTTCAACCCCGGTCCCGTGGACGGCGCCTTTGGCCCGAAGACGAAGGCGGCGGTGGTGGCCTTCCAGCGCGCCCAGGGCATCAGCACGGACGGCGTCGTCGGTCCCCAGACGTGGGGCAAGCTGAACCGCACCGGTGGCGCGACGCCTCCCGCGCCGCAGCCGGGCCCTGGTGGCCGTGGCACCGCCGAGAACTTCGTGCAGCGCGCGCTGTCCCAGGCCGGTGACCGCTACATCTTCGGCGCCGAGGTCAACCTGAACGACTCGAACCCCCGCGCCTTCGACTGCTCGGAGCTGGTGCAGTGGGCCGCGCACCAGGCGGGTGTCTCCATCCCGGACGGGACGATGAACCAGCTGCCCCACGCGCAGCGCGCGGGAACGACGATGTCCGTGGAAGAGGCGCTGCGCACCCGCGGCGCGCTGCTCTTCCGCCCCGGCCACGTCGCCATCAGCCTGGGCGATGGGCGCACCATCGAGGCCAAGGGCAGCGCCTACGGCGTGGGCGTCTTCAGCGCCCACAACCGCGGCTGGACGGCGGGCGCTCGCGTCCCCGGCCTGCAGTACTGA
- a CDS encoding DUF819 family protein, whose translation MTVLQVLFCLLLPAGALWAGERFRLAKFLGPVTLCYVAGVLAGNVPGLRLSQDTSMRVSEAAVPLAIPLLLFSTDVRQWPRLARSLLISFVGACVAAVAAAAVVGWYFRDRTDEWWKIAGMLVGVYVGGTANMAAIGRALEVRSETFVLLNTADLAAGGVYLIFMLTFAQRLLLRLLPPFTAAPHHEAFEHPGEGLGAWTRHHLRDMGLGFGLSLLIAVVGLGGTLLLVEKLEAGPALLIITTLGIVASLFPRVRTLRGAYELGEYLLLIFCVAMGSLADLRMLSGGSMTLFLYVWLVMGLAIVIHTALSVLLRIDVDSTLICSTATIYGPAQIGPMAAALKNRVLVGPGLTLALAGFALGNYLGLLTAWGLRWLGGR comes from the coding sequence ATGACCGTCCTCCAGGTGTTGTTCTGTCTGCTCTTGCCGGCGGGGGCCCTCTGGGCGGGCGAGCGCTTCCGCCTGGCGAAGTTCCTGGGCCCGGTGACGCTCTGCTACGTGGCGGGAGTGCTGGCCGGGAACGTGCCAGGGCTCCGGTTGTCCCAGGACACCTCGATGCGCGTGAGCGAGGCCGCCGTCCCGCTGGCCATTCCCCTGCTGCTGTTCTCCACCGACGTGCGCCAGTGGCCCAGGCTCGCGCGCTCCCTCCTCATCTCCTTCGTGGGAGCCTGTGTCGCGGCGGTGGCGGCAGCCGCCGTCGTGGGCTGGTACTTCCGGGATCGGACCGACGAGTGGTGGAAGATCGCTGGCATGCTGGTGGGCGTCTACGTCGGGGGCACCGCCAACATGGCCGCCATCGGGCGCGCGCTGGAGGTGCGCAGCGAGACGTTCGTCCTGCTCAACACAGCGGACCTGGCCGCGGGCGGCGTCTACCTCATCTTCATGCTCACGTTCGCGCAGCGGTTGTTGCTGCGCTTGCTGCCCCCGTTCACCGCCGCGCCGCATCATGAGGCCTTCGAGCACCCGGGCGAGGGGCTCGGCGCGTGGACGCGGCACCACCTGCGAGACATGGGACTGGGCTTCGGGCTCTCGCTCCTCATCGCGGTGGTGGGGCTTGGCGGGACGCTGCTCCTCGTCGAGAAGCTGGAGGCCGGTCCGGCGCTGCTGATCATCACCACGCTGGGCATCGTGGCCTCGCTGTTCCCCCGGGTGCGCACGCTCCGGGGCGCCTACGAACTGGGGGAGTACCTGCTCCTCATCTTCTGCGTGGCCATGGGCTCGCTGGCCGACCTGCGGATGCTGAGCGGGGGCAGCATGACCCTGTTCCTCTATGTGTGGCTGGTGATGGGGCTGGCCATCGTCATCCACACCGCGCTCTCGGTCCTGCTGCGCATCGATGTGGACAGCACGCTGATCTGCTCCACGGCCACCATCTACGGGCCGGCGCAGATCGGCCCGATGGCCGCCGCGCTGAAGAACCGGGTGCTGGTGGGGCCGGGCCTCACGCTGGCGCTGGCCGGCTTCGCGTTGGGTAACTACCTGGGATTATTGACGGCCTGGGGCCTCCGGTGGCTCGGAGGTAGGTAA
- a CDS encoding pyridoxal phosphate-dependent decarboxylase family protein encodes MSKSLPKTKRTKDDVLAELRAMHAEDARWKEGRTFSLVYYVDEEHSRLLREAYGEFMSENGLSPLAFPSLRRMECEVVSMATELFQGDADVAGTMTTGGTESIMMTVKAAREWARNEKGIARPEMIVPTTVHPAFEKAAHYFDVEVRHAAVAPDFRVDVRDVERLITPNTALIVGSAPPYPHGVVDPITELAALAQARGLLCHVDACLGGFMLPFVRKLGRDIPPFDFSVPGVTSMSADLHKYGYAAKGASVVLHRNRALRRNQFYTYSNWPGGLYASPSMTGTRPGGAIAAAWAVMHYLGEEGYLDNARRILATTDKLIAGIRAIPGLQVLGSPHMSVFAFASDSLNVYELGDAMEARGWKLDRQQSPPALHCMITPAHERVADVLLADLRDCASKLAAGEPAPEGSAAMYGMVGAIPDRKQVDGFLLDFLDGTFDRA; translated from the coding sequence ATGTCGAAGTCGCTGCCGAAGACGAAGCGAACGAAGGATGACGTGCTCGCCGAGCTGCGGGCGATGCACGCGGAGGACGCGCGGTGGAAGGAAGGCCGCACGTTCAGCCTCGTCTATTACGTGGACGAGGAGCACTCGCGGCTGCTGCGCGAGGCCTACGGCGAGTTCATGTCGGAGAACGGGCTGTCGCCCCTCGCCTTTCCCTCGCTGCGGCGGATGGAGTGCGAGGTGGTGTCCATGGCCACCGAGCTCTTCCAGGGCGATGCGGACGTGGCTGGCACGATGACCACGGGCGGCACCGAGAGCATCATGATGACGGTGAAGGCCGCCCGGGAGTGGGCCCGCAACGAGAAGGGCATCGCCCGCCCGGAGATGATCGTCCCCACCACGGTCCACCCCGCCTTCGAGAAGGCGGCGCACTACTTCGATGTCGAGGTGCGTCACGCGGCCGTGGCTCCGGACTTCCGGGTGGACGTGCGGGACGTAGAGCGGCTCATCACTCCGAACACGGCGCTCATCGTCGGCAGCGCCCCGCCGTACCCGCATGGTGTCGTCGACCCCATCACCGAGCTGGCCGCGCTGGCACAGGCGCGCGGGCTGCTGTGCCACGTCGACGCGTGCCTCGGGGGCTTCATGTTGCCGTTCGTCCGGAAGCTCGGCCGGGACATTCCTCCCTTCGACTTCTCGGTGCCGGGCGTCACCTCGATGTCCGCGGACCTCCACAAGTACGGCTACGCCGCCAAGGGCGCCTCGGTGGTGCTGCACCGCAACCGGGCGCTGCGGCGGAACCAGTTCTATACGTACTCGAACTGGCCCGGAGGCCTGTATGCCTCGCCGTCGATGACGGGCACGCGGCCGGGCGGTGCCATCGCCGCGGCCTGGGCGGTGATGCACTACCTGGGTGAGGAGGGCTACCTCGACAACGCGCGGCGCATCCTCGCCACGACGGACAAGCTGATCGCCGGCATCCGGGCGATCCCCGGCCTGCAGGTGCTGGGCTCGCCGCACATGAGCGTGTTCGCGTTCGCCTCGGATTCGCTCAACGTGTACGAGCTGGGCGATGCGATGGAGGCCCGGGGCTGGAAGTTGGACCGGCAGCAGTCGCCCCCGGCGCTGCACTGCATGATCACCCCGGCGCATGAGCGCGTGGCGGATGTGCTGCTCGCGGACCTGCGCGATTGCGCCTCGAAGCTCGCGGCGGGAGAGCCGGCGCCGGAGGGCAGCGCGGCGATGTACGGCATGGTCGGGGCCATTCCGGACCGCAAGCAGGTGGATGGCTTCCTCCTGGACTTCCTCGACGGCACCTTCGACCGCGCATGA
- a CDS encoding PilZ domain-containing protein, whose amino-acid sequence MSINAWLQEFRALHKRARQKQLNAEEKELYLTAREQFARALTAAQGMTLKPGEMARQTFRVAQAMQIELSLNSGIVRAMTLDVSRGGFSVVLGKPPGENEQVGYTLRMPDGMDPIIGRARVVASKKQIGNYRLSFSFENMSDHDGERLEGVLFDAALSRIPG is encoded by the coding sequence ATGAGCATCAACGCGTGGCTCCAGGAGTTTCGCGCACTCCATAAGCGTGCGCGGCAGAAGCAGCTGAACGCCGAGGAGAAGGAGCTGTACCTCACCGCTCGCGAGCAGTTCGCGCGCGCGCTGACGGCGGCCCAGGGGATGACGCTCAAGCCTGGGGAGATGGCGCGCCAGACGTTCCGCGTCGCGCAGGCGATGCAGATCGAGCTCAGCCTCAACTCGGGCATCGTCCGCGCGATGACGCTGGACGTCTCCCGAGGCGGCTTCTCGGTCGTGCTCGGCAAGCCTCCCGGGGAGAACGAGCAGGTGGGCTACACGCTGAGGATGCCGGATGGGATGGACCCCATCATCGGCCGGGCGCGTGTGGTCGCCTCGAAGAAGCAGATTGGCAACTACCGGCTCTCGTTCTCGTTCGAGAACATGTCCGACCATGACGGGGAGCGGCTGGAGGGGGTGCTGTTCGACGCCGCCCTCTCGCGCATCCCGGGCTGA
- a CDS encoding ParA family protein: MPMLGFSTIKGGVGKTTLCVHVAAALADAGHRVLLMDLDPQAHASLVLGLEPADVPCVADAFGPRPRHKLEEVVVASPKRPNLFIARAHPRMATLERELFQWGHRLQAIPRALKTLSWTPDIVIADTPPSLGAFTEAVLHSADVVAAPVPTGAFALQGLGEIETAWREVREEGGQLVAVVNLWDRRTTATNDAMDAALKESTVPVLRMRIPRSEAINQAGLGYEVVFDTSPSAPGAEELRELARELGRRAGLR, encoded by the coding sequence ATGCCGATGCTCGGGTTCTCCACCATCAAGGGTGGAGTCGGGAAGACCACCCTTTGCGTCCACGTCGCCGCCGCCCTGGCGGATGCCGGGCACCGGGTGCTGCTGATGGACCTGGACCCGCAGGCGCACGCCTCGCTGGTGCTGGGCCTGGAGCCCGCGGATGTGCCCTGCGTGGCGGATGCCTTCGGTCCCCGCCCCCGCCACAAGCTGGAGGAGGTGGTGGTGGCCTCGCCCAAGCGGCCCAACCTCTTCATCGCCCGAGCCCACCCGCGCATGGCGACGCTGGAACGTGAGCTCTTCCAGTGGGGCCATCGCCTGCAAGCCATCCCCCGAGCGCTCAAGACGCTGAGCTGGACGCCGGACATCGTCATCGCCGACACGCCCCCGAGCCTCGGCGCCTTCACCGAGGCAGTGCTCCACTCCGCCGATGTGGTGGCGGCTCCGGTGCCCACCGGCGCCTTCGCGCTGCAAGGGCTGGGAGAGATCGAAACCGCCTGGCGCGAGGTGCGCGAGGAGGGCGGCCAGCTGGTGGCGGTGGTCAACCTGTGGGACCGCCGCACCACGGCCACCAACGACGCGATGGACGCCGCGCTGAAGGAGTCCACCGTGCCCGTGCTGCGCATGCGCATCCCTCGCTCGGAGGCCATCAACCAGGCCGGCCTCGGCTACGAGGTGGTCTTCGATACCAGCCCCAGCGCCCCGGGCGCGGAGGAGCTGCGCGAGCTGGCCCGAGAGCTGGGCCGCCGCGCCGGGCTGCGCTGA
- a CDS encoding alpha/beta fold hydrolase yields MPVDSTPAARYVEHIVPFQAGDGRPLNLVHIQGHREPTKGPVVLVHGAGVRANIFRAPVKQTVVDALLEAGYDVWLENWRASIDLEPNEWTLDQAAVHDHPKAIQKIVQETGRDEVKAIVHCQGSTSFMLSAVAGLVPQVKVILSNAVALHPRVPRSAQLKARYAVPLVARMTHYLDPQWGLEAKGFTPKAITLLVKATHHECDNTVCRLASFTYGTGFPTLWRHENLNPETHEWLKHELAKVPLTFFQQMAECLRAGHLVPVEGYRELPEDVSERPPETDARFIFLAGELNQCFLAESQRRTYEHLSRYRPGYHALHVIPEYGHLDIFMGKDAARDVFPLIVSELDKPV; encoded by the coding sequence ATGCCAGTCGATTCGACTCCGGCGGCCCGTTACGTGGAGCACATCGTCCCCTTCCAGGCAGGGGACGGCCGCCCGCTCAACCTCGTCCACATCCAGGGGCACCGGGAGCCGACCAAAGGACCGGTCGTCCTGGTCCATGGGGCGGGGGTCCGCGCCAACATCTTCCGTGCGCCCGTGAAGCAGACGGTCGTCGATGCCCTGCTCGAGGCCGGCTACGACGTGTGGCTGGAGAACTGGCGCGCGAGCATCGACCTCGAACCCAACGAGTGGACGCTCGACCAGGCAGCCGTCCACGACCACCCGAAGGCCATCCAGAAGATCGTCCAGGAGACGGGGCGGGACGAGGTGAAGGCCATCGTCCACTGCCAGGGCTCGACGAGCTTCATGCTCTCGGCGGTGGCGGGGCTCGTGCCACAGGTGAAGGTCATCCTCAGCAATGCCGTCGCCCTGCACCCGAGGGTGCCGCGCTCGGCCCAGCTCAAGGCGCGCTACGCCGTGCCGCTCGTGGCGAGGATGACGCACTACTTGGATCCGCAGTGGGGCCTCGAGGCGAAGGGCTTCACCCCCAAGGCCATCACCCTGCTGGTGAAGGCCACCCACCACGAGTGCGACAACACGGTATGCCGGCTGGCGAGCTTCACCTACGGCACGGGGTTCCCGACGCTCTGGCGGCACGAGAACCTCAACCCCGAAACGCACGAGTGGCTGAAGCACGAGCTGGCCAAGGTGCCCCTCACCTTCTTCCAGCAGATGGCCGAGTGCCTGCGCGCGGGCCACCTGGTCCCCGTGGAGGGCTACCGGGAGCTGCCCGAGGACGTGTCCGAGCGCCCGCCGGAGACGGACGCGCGCTTCATCTTCCTCGCGGGGGAGCTCAACCAGTGCTTCCTGGCGGAGAGCCAGCGCCGCACCTATGAGCATCTGTCGCGCTACCGGCCCGGCTACCACGCGCTGCATGTGATTCCCGAGTACGGACACCTCGACATCTTCATGGGCAAGGACGCCGCCCGGGATGTCTTCCCCCTCATCGTCTCCGAGCTGGACAAGCCGGTCTGA
- a CDS encoding acetoacetate decarboxylase family protein, producing the protein MMPRRIKRQQGRYSKVDGIPYELPINSQASPALMAAFTIDARKAAALLPGNEVHPLRLWGNKGVLFVTVIDYRTTDIGPYIEFSIAIACTHGPKSAPPLLPVLFQKHYGLGQYVVDLPVSTEISVKGGKGIWGMPKHQANLDFQITERTVSSQYDKDGQLAVRIEIDKPRRSWLPIRASGANYCQFRGMLMKSFIYFRGKFGFILGRKAKARLTLGQHPRAQPLKSLGIASKPFFVGFLPASSGVLDDHFECWFLSYPELPATQPEGLESVVDLGLSQQWLSPPGEEPSQPEPRRLDSGADLGMGLHS; encoded by the coding sequence ATGATGCCCAGACGAATCAAGCGGCAGCAGGGACGCTACTCGAAGGTGGATGGCATTCCCTACGAGCTCCCCATCAACTCCCAGGCGTCCCCCGCGCTGATGGCGGCGTTCACCATCGACGCGCGAAAGGCCGCCGCGCTGCTGCCCGGCAACGAGGTGCATCCGCTGCGGCTGTGGGGCAACAAGGGCGTGCTGTTCGTCACCGTCATCGACTACCGCACCACCGACATCGGGCCCTACATCGAGTTCAGCATCGCCATCGCCTGCACCCATGGGCCCAAGTCCGCGCCGCCGCTGCTGCCAGTCCTCTTCCAGAAGCACTACGGGCTGGGCCAGTACGTGGTGGACCTGCCGGTGAGCACGGAGATCTCCGTGAAGGGCGGCAAGGGCATCTGGGGCATGCCCAAGCACCAGGCCAACCTGGACTTCCAAATCACGGAGCGCACGGTCAGCAGCCAGTACGACAAGGACGGCCAGCTCGCGGTGCGCATCGAGATCGACAAACCCCGGCGCTCGTGGCTGCCCATACGCGCCAGCGGTGCCAACTACTGCCAGTTCCGCGGGATGCTGATGAAGTCCTTCATCTACTTCCGCGGGAAGTTCGGCTTCATCCTCGGGCGCAAGGCCAAGGCCCGGCTGACGTTGGGACAGCACCCACGCGCGCAGCCGCTCAAGTCGCTGGGCATCGCCTCCAAGCCGTTCTTCGTGGGCTTCCTCCCAGCCTCCAGCGGCGTGCTGGACGACCACTTCGAGTGCTGGTTCCTCAGCTACCCCGAGCTGCCCGCCACGCAGCCCGAGGGCCTGGAGAGCGTGGTGGACCTCGGCCTGAGCCAGCAGTGGCTATCGCCCCCCGGTGAGGAGCCGAGCCAGCCCGAGCCCCGTCGGCTCGACAGCGGCGCGGACCTCGGAATGGGGCTGCACTCATGA
- a CDS encoding patatin-like phospholipase family protein, which yields MSVRTERWLRWLLMAISAATVVSGAVQLIAPGFVLGFLSAESSPASRHFFGIVGMFMVLFGGLLFHALVRRKENPAAFVWAGLQKLGASVAVGLGVARDLFSPLALGVAGFDLVSGLLILGYFSLSRRPARQAVSPPLKSAPVVRLSPEPRPVAPPLAADGRRRALILAGGGMRVAWQAGAIRALSDAGLTFAHGDGTSGGIINLAMMLSGQSPEQMCERWQTLRVKDFVSFVSPEKYLKAWDMEALGDADGIIERVFPHLGIDVDAIRANTEMEGTFNVCNFARKTNEVIPHTQVDQDLLVAGISLPIFMPIVRKGAALYTDSVWIQDANLLEAVRRGADELWVLWCIGNTPTYERGVFRQYVHMIELSANGALFAQLERIEEINARIRAGEEVHGHRQPIVVHLVKPEQPLPLDPDFYAGHITAGSLIDMGYADACRYLSTRSTQGLPLTPEITQMTASAPDLTFRETMSGPLALGEQDPLSGAGKGRHTPFTFHATISVDDMEAFIRDPEHAARLVAHISYPPLGDFLPVKRGSFNLFKAGDDPNTRLMTYGMAFEHQGREYYLSGTKTIRDEKGPDLWHDTTRLYCRLHEGTDERGPVVGAGILKLGMGDLLKLVSSMRSSREGTEGLKAVAQFGQFFLGTLWDVYMPLAKEKAASESEPSAPL from the coding sequence ATGAGCGTCCGAACCGAGCGGTGGCTGCGATGGCTGCTGATGGCCATCTCCGCGGCCACGGTGGTGAGCGGCGCCGTGCAGCTCATCGCTCCGGGCTTCGTCCTCGGGTTCCTCTCCGCCGAGTCGAGTCCGGCGAGCCGCCACTTCTTCGGCATCGTCGGCATGTTCATGGTCCTCTTTGGAGGACTGCTGTTCCATGCGCTGGTGCGCCGGAAGGAGAACCCCGCCGCCTTCGTGTGGGCCGGCCTGCAGAAGCTCGGCGCGAGCGTGGCGGTGGGCCTGGGCGTGGCCCGAGACCTCTTCTCTCCGCTCGCCCTCGGGGTCGCGGGGTTCGACCTCGTCTCCGGGTTGTTGATCCTCGGCTACTTCAGCCTCTCGCGCCGCCCCGCGCGACAGGCCGTGTCTCCGCCTCTCAAATCCGCCCCCGTGGTGCGCCTCTCCCCAGAGCCACGCCCTGTGGCTCCCCCGCTGGCGGCGGACGGGCGGCGCAGGGCCCTCATCCTCGCGGGCGGGGGAATGCGCGTGGCGTGGCAGGCCGGCGCCATCCGCGCCCTCTCGGACGCGGGCCTCACCTTCGCTCATGGCGATGGCACCTCGGGTGGCATCATCAACCTGGCCATGATGCTCTCCGGCCAATCGCCCGAGCAGATGTGCGAGCGCTGGCAGACGCTGCGCGTGAAGGACTTCGTCTCCTTCGTCTCGCCTGAGAAGTACCTGAAGGCGTGGGACATGGAGGCGCTCGGGGACGCGGACGGCATCATCGAGCGTGTCTTCCCGCACCTGGGCATCGACGTGGACGCCATCCGCGCCAACACCGAGATGGAGGGCACCTTCAACGTCTGCAACTTCGCGCGCAAGACGAACGAGGTCATCCCCCACACCCAGGTGGACCAGGACCTGCTCGTCGCCGGCATCTCCCTGCCCATCTTCATGCCCATCGTGCGCAAGGGCGCGGCGCTGTACACCGACTCGGTCTGGATCCAGGACGCCAACCTGCTCGAGGCGGTGCGACGCGGGGCGGACGAGTTGTGGGTGCTGTGGTGCATCGGCAACACGCCCACCTATGAGCGCGGGGTGTTCCGCCAGTACGTCCACATGATCGAGCTGAGCGCGAATGGCGCGCTCTTCGCGCAGCTCGAGCGCATCGAGGAGATCAACGCGCGCATCCGCGCGGGCGAGGAGGTCCACGGCCACCGCCAGCCCATCGTGGTCCACCTCGTCAAACCCGAGCAGCCCCTGCCGCTCGACCCGGACTTCTACGCGGGCCACATCACCGCGGGCTCGCTCATCGACATGGGGTACGCGGACGCCTGCCGCTACCTCTCTACCCGCAGCACACAAGGCCTACCGCTCACACCGGAGATAACTCAGATGACCGCATCCGCACCCGACCTCACCTTCCGCGAGACCATGTCCGGTCCCCTGGCACTCGGCGAGCAAGACCCGCTCTCCGGTGCGGGCAAGGGACGCCACACGCCCTTCACCTTCCACGCCACCATCAGCGTGGATGACATGGAGGCGTTCATCCGCGACCCCGAGCACGCGGCCCGGCTCGTGGCCCACATCTCCTATCCCCCGCTCGGGGACTTCCTGCCCGTGAAGCGGGGGAGCTTCAACCTGTTCAAGGCGGGCGACGACCCGAACACCCGGCTGATGACCTACGGCATGGCCTTCGAGCACCAGGGCCGCGAGTACTATCTGTCGGGCACCAAGACCATCCGCGACGAGAAGGGGCCGGACCTCTGGCACGACACCACCCGGCTCTACTGCCGGCTCCATGAGGGCACCGATGAGCGAGGCCCGGTGGTGGGCGCGGGCATCCTCAAGCTGGGCATGGGAGATCTCCTCAAGCTGGTGTCCAGCATGCGCTCTTCTCGCGAGGGCACCGAGGGACTCAAGGCGGTCGCCCAGTTCGGCCAGTTCTTCCTCGGCACCCTCTGGGACGTCTACATGCCGCTCGCCAAGGAGAAGGCCGCCTCGGAGAGCGAACCGAGTGCCCCCCTCTGA